A genomic stretch from Bos mutus isolate GX-2022 chromosome 4, NWIPB_WYAK_1.1, whole genome shotgun sequence includes:
- the GSTK1 gene encoding glutathione S-transferase kappa 1 isoform X2 has translation MGPVPRTLELFYDVLSPYSWLAFEVLCRYKNIWNISLQLQPTLIGGILRESGNQPPAMLPHKAVYLRSDLRLLSQHHQVPIHFPKDFFSVILKKGSLTAMRFLTAVKMEHPELLEKVSRELWMRVWSRDEDITEPPSILAAAEKAGMSMEQAQELLERVSTPQVKNQLKETTEAACKYGAFGLPVTVAHLQDETHMLFGSDRLELLAHLLGTSDNGTSYRGRCA, from the exons ATGGGGCCCGTTCCCCGAACGCTCGAGCTGTTCTACGATGTCCTGTCCCCCTACTCGTGGCTGGCCTTCGAG GTCCTGTGCCGATATAAGAATATCTGGAACATCAGCCTGCAGCTGCAGCCGACGTTAATTGGAGGGATCTTAAGAGAGAGCG GAAACCAGCCGCCAGCTATGCTTCCCCACAAAGCCGTATACTTGAGAAGTGACCTTAGGCTCCTGAGCCAGCATCACCAGGTTCCCATCCACTTCCCCAAGGATTTCTTCTCTGTGATCCTTAAGAAAG GAAGTTTGACAGCCATGCGCTTCCTCACTGCGGTGAAGATGGAGCACCCGGAGCTGCTGGAGAAAGTGTCCAGAGAACTGTGGATGCGTGTCTGGTCACGG GATGAAGACATCACGGAGCCCCCGAGCATCCTGGCT GCTGCAGAGAAGGCTGGCATGTCCATGGAACAAGCCCAGGAACTTCTAGAAAGGGTCTCAACACCACAAGTGAAGAACCAGCTCAAGGAGACCACTGAGGCAGCCTGCAAATATGGG GCTTTTGGGCTGCCCGTCACTGTGGCCCACCTGCAAGATGAAACCCACATGCTCTTTGGCTCCGACCGGCTGGAGTTGCTGGCACACCTGCTGG gcACTTCCGATAATGGAACCTCATACAGAGGTAGGTGTGCTTga
- the GSTK1 gene encoding glutathione S-transferase kappa 1 isoform X1: MGPVPRTLELFYDVLSPYSWLAFEVLCRYKNIWNISLQLQPTLIGGILRESGNQPPAMLPHKAVYLRSDLRLLSQHHQVPIHFPKDFFSVILKKGSLTAMRFLTAVKMEHPELLEKVSRELWMRVWSRDEDITEPPSILAAAEKAGMSMEQAQELLERVSTPQVKNQLKETTEAACKYGAFGLPVTVAHLQDETHMLFGSDRLELLAHLLGEKWMGPVPPAVNAKL, from the exons ATGGGGCCCGTTCCCCGAACGCTCGAGCTGTTCTACGATGTCCTGTCCCCCTACTCGTGGCTGGCCTTCGAG GTCCTGTGCCGATATAAGAATATCTGGAACATCAGCCTGCAGCTGCAGCCGACGTTAATTGGAGGGATCTTAAGAGAGAGCG GAAACCAGCCGCCAGCTATGCTTCCCCACAAAGCCGTATACTTGAGAAGTGACCTTAGGCTCCTGAGCCAGCATCACCAGGTTCCCATCCACTTCCCCAAGGATTTCTTCTCTGTGATCCTTAAGAAAG GAAGTTTGACAGCCATGCGCTTCCTCACTGCGGTGAAGATGGAGCACCCGGAGCTGCTGGAGAAAGTGTCCAGAGAACTGTGGATGCGTGTCTGGTCACGG GATGAAGACATCACGGAGCCCCCGAGCATCCTGGCT GCTGCAGAGAAGGCTGGCATGTCCATGGAACAAGCCCAGGAACTTCTAGAAAGGGTCTCAACACCACAAGTGAAGAACCAGCTCAAGGAGACCACTGAGGCAGCCTGCAAATATGGG GCTTTTGGGCTGCCCGTCACTGTGGCCCACCTGCAAGATGAAACCCACATGCTCTTTGGCTCCGACCGGCTGGAGTTGCTGGCACACCTGCTGG GAGAAAAGTGGATGGGCCCTGTGCCTCCAGCTGTAAACGCCAAACTTTAA
- the GSTK1 gene encoding glutathione S-transferase kappa 1 isoform X3 — MGPVPRTLELFYDVLSPYSWLAFEVLCRYKNIWNISLQLQPTLIGGILRESGNQPPAMLPHKAVYLRSDLRLLSQHHQVPIHFPKDFFSVILKKGSLTAMRFLTAVKMEHPELLEKVSRELWMRVWSRDEDITEPPSILAAAEKAGMSMEQAQELLERVSTPQVKNQLKETTEAACKYGAFGLPVTVAHLQDETHMLFGSDRLELLAHLLEYGL, encoded by the exons ATGGGGCCCGTTCCCCGAACGCTCGAGCTGTTCTACGATGTCCTGTCCCCCTACTCGTGGCTGGCCTTCGAG GTCCTGTGCCGATATAAGAATATCTGGAACATCAGCCTGCAGCTGCAGCCGACGTTAATTGGAGGGATCTTAAGAGAGAGCG GAAACCAGCCGCCAGCTATGCTTCCCCACAAAGCCGTATACTTGAGAAGTGACCTTAGGCTCCTGAGCCAGCATCACCAGGTTCCCATCCACTTCCCCAAGGATTTCTTCTCTGTGATCCTTAAGAAAG GAAGTTTGACAGCCATGCGCTTCCTCACTGCGGTGAAGATGGAGCACCCGGAGCTGCTGGAGAAAGTGTCCAGAGAACTGTGGATGCGTGTCTGGTCACGG GATGAAGACATCACGGAGCCCCCGAGCATCCTGGCT GCTGCAGAGAAGGCTGGCATGTCCATGGAACAAGCCCAGGAACTTCTAGAAAGGGTCTCAACACCACAAGTGAAGAACCAGCTCAAGGAGACCACTGAGGCAGCCTGCAAATATGGG GCTTTTGGGCTGCCCGTCACTGTGGCCCACCTGCAAGATGAAACCCACATGCTCTTTGGCTCCGACCGGCTGGAGTTGCTGGCACACCTGCTGG agtatgggctctag